The genomic segment ACAAACTGTAGCAGCACAAACAGCAGCTATTTTTGAAAATATGGATAATGAATATATGACTGAGAGAGCAGCAGACATTAGAGATGTAAGCAAAAGAGTGTTAAATGTGCTAATGGGTATAAAAGTAGCTTCTATTTCAGAAATTAAAGAAGAGTGTATAATAATAGCAAAGGATCTTACTCCGTCAGATACAGCACAAATTGATAAAGCTAAAGTTTTGGCATTTGTAACTGAAATAGGTGGGAAAACTGCACATACCTCAATTATTGCACGTTCTTTAGAGTTACCAGCAGTCGTAGGTGCAGGTAATGGCATAAGTGAAATTAAAGATGGCGATTTAATTATTGTAGATGGAGAAGAAGGTATAGTTATAATTAATCCTGATGAAGCGACTTTAAACGATTATAAAGAACGCCGAAAAGAATTCATTGAATCTAAACATCAGCTACTTAAATATGCCACTATGAAATCTACTACAATAGATGGCAAAACAGTTGAATTAGCTGCAAATATAGGATCATCGGAAGATTTAGAATCTGTTTTGAAAAATGGTGCAGAAGCTATAGGATTATTTAGAACAGAGTTTTTATATATGTCAAAAGATGCACTTCCAACTGAGGAAGAACAATTTAAGGAATACAAGTCAGTTATTGAAAAAATGGATGGAAAACCTGTTATTATAAGAACCTTAGATATTGGTGGAGACAAGAAATTGAATTACTTACCTATGGACGAGGAAATGAATCCATTTTTAGGATATAGAGCTATAAGACTTTGCCTTGATAGAACAGACGTATTTACAACTCAATTAAGAGCTTTAGTAAGGGCATCTGCATATGGCAAGCTTAAAATCATGTTTCCTATGATATGCAATCTTCAAGAACTTAGAATGGCTAAAAAAATACTCGCGCAGTGTAAAAATGAACTTAAGTCAGAGGGCGTAGTATTTGATGAGAATATTGAAGTGGGTATTATGATAGAAATACCATCAGCTGCAATAATGTCAGATGTATTAGCTAAAGAAGTAGACTTCTTTAGTATAGGTACTAATGATTTAATTCAATATACATTGGCAGTTGATAGAATGAATGAGAAAATATCATATTTATATGATTTTTATCATCCAGCTGTTTTAAGACTTATTAAAATCGTAATAGATAATGGTCACAAGGCAGGAATAAAGGTAAACATGTGTGGTGAAATGGCAGGGGATACAAATCTTATTCCTGTACTACTTGGATTTGGATTAGATGAATTTAGTATGAGTGCCTCTTCAATATTAAGAGCACGTAAAACTGTTACAAATTCTAGCTATGAAGAATGCATAAAGCTATCAGAACCAGTATTATCATTTGGAGATTCAGATGAAATAAAGGAATATATAAAAGCTAATATTAAGGCATAAGGCCTATATTAGTAAATAAGGCTTATACTAACGTATAAGTAATAAAATCAATCGTTTCACTAAAGCAATCTATTCTTAATAAAGGATAGGTTGCTTTTTTGCACTAAAATTCTATATAATATATTTATGTGAAAAATATTTTAAGGATGCCTTCATAAATGTCCATTATGTAAAGGATGAGATTAGATGATTAAATTAAAAGAGAAACTTATATTTCATATAGATGTTAATTCAGCGTTTCTTTCTTGGAGTGCTACGGATAAACTTAGAAAAGGCTCGGATATTGATTTAAGAGATATAGCCTCGGTAATAGGCGGGGACGCGGAGTCTAGAAGAGGAGTAGTACTCGCAAAATCTATGATAGCTAAAAAAAGTGGAATAATAACAGGAGAGAGTTTATTTACTGCAAGAAAGAAGTGTAAAAACATGATAGTTATATCACCTGACTTTAGGTTATATGAAAGATGTAGTAGAAGTATGAGAGAAATTTTTGGAGACTATACACCTTATGTGGAGAAATTTTCTATAGATGAATGTTTTCTAGATATGACAAGTTATAATACCTCAAAAGAAGCAGCACTCAAGATAGCTTGGGATATTAAGGACAGAATAAAAAATGAACTTGGATTTACAGTAAATGTGGGCATATCAAATGTTAAGCTTCTAGCTAAGATGGCATCTGATTTTGAGAAACCTGATAAAGTGCATACGCTTTATGAAAATGAAATAGAAAAGAAACTGTGGAATCTTCCAGTTGGTGAGCTTTTCATGGTTGGAAAGAGAACCGTTCCTAGGCTTAATAATTTAAACATATTTACTATAGGAGATTTAGCTCAGTATGATGTTGGATTTTTG from the Clostridium sp. CM027 genome contains:
- a CDS encoding DNA polymerase IV, with amino-acid sequence MIKLKEKLIFHIDVNSAFLSWSATDKLRKGSDIDLRDIASVIGGDAESRRGVVLAKSMIAKKSGIITGESLFTARKKCKNMIVISPDFRLYERCSRSMREIFGDYTPYVEKFSIDECFLDMTSYNTSKEAALKIAWDIKDRIKNELGFTVNVGISNVKLLAKMASDFEKPDKVHTLYENEIEKKLWNLPVGELFMVGKRTVPRLNNLNIFTIGDLAQYDVGFLKYHFKSSGLMMWKYANGIDNREVKSNKHELKGISNSTTLSEDIKSKDEAYKILLALVEHTASRLRNIKKCCYCICITIRNHEFVDYSRSTTLKSATDSTQEILKTVKKLFDELWKGDPIRLLGVSLNNLSEDNFKQISIFDIGNDSDEKKRAIDKTIDSIRRKYGETSVMKSVFLKNK
- the ptsP gene encoding phosphoenolpyruvate--protein phosphotransferase, giving the protein MLKAIGASLGIAIGKALVIREEVLEIKESKVIDSEVELARFNDALQEAITELEKIVKNVKEKLGSEKSEIFEAHLCMLEDPEFIGSIQKKIASDKFNAEYSLQTVAAQTAAIFENMDNEYMTERAADIRDVSKRVLNVLMGIKVASISEIKEECIIIAKDLTPSDTAQIDKAKVLAFVTEIGGKTAHTSIIARSLELPAVVGAGNGISEIKDGDLIIVDGEEGIVIINPDEATLNDYKERRKEFIESKHQLLKYATMKSTTIDGKTVELAANIGSSEDLESVLKNGAEAIGLFRTEFLYMSKDALPTEEEQFKEYKSVIEKMDGKPVIIRTLDIGGDKKLNYLPMDEEMNPFLGYRAIRLCLDRTDVFTTQLRALVRASAYGKLKIMFPMICNLQELRMAKKILAQCKNELKSEGVVFDENIEVGIMIEIPSAAIMSDVLAKEVDFFSIGTNDLIQYTLAVDRMNEKISYLYDFYHPAVLRLIKIVIDNGHKAGIKVNMCGEMAGDTNLIPVLLGFGLDEFSMSASSILRARKTVTNSSYEECIKLSEPVLSFGDSDEIKEYIKANIKA